The Actinomycetes bacterium DNA window GTGCTGCTTGACTGGGTCCCATGACGCAGGAGTTGACCAGGGAACGGTCCGCTGAGACCGAGCCGCTGGTCGACCTCGACCGGCGGACCTGGGGTCCGCGGACCCGCCAGTGGCTGCGCGAGCCCCGGGGCCGGGCCGTGCTCGTCTGGGCCGTCGCGCTGGCCGTCTTCATCGGGCTGCGCGGCATCCCGCTCGAGCGCCTCATCCAGTCGGTGTGGATCATCGCGGGCATCTTCGCGGCGAACTTCGGCCGGCCCTGGCGCGCCCAGGCGAAGATCCTGCTCGACTGGCTGCCGTTCATCGGGCTCCTCGTCATCTACGACTACACCCGCGGGTTCGCGGCCACCCTGGGCATGCCCACCCACGTGACCGAACCGGTGGCCGCGGAGAAGCTGCTGTTCTTCGGGACGGTCCCGACGGTCTGGCTGCAGGAGCACTTCTTCGATCCGAGCCAGGTCCACTGGTGGGACTTCCTGGCCTCGCTCGTGTACTTCTCGCACTTCATCGCGGCCTGGGTCATCGCGGGCGTGCTCTACGTGCGGTCCCGGCCGATGTGGGCGTCGTGGGCCCGGCAC harbors:
- a CDS encoding phosphatase PAP2 family protein, which gives rise to MTQELTRERSAETEPLVDLDRRTWGPRTRQWLREPRGRAVLVWAVALAVFIGLRGIPLERLIQSVWIIAGIFAANFGRPWRAQAKILLDWLPFIGLLVIYDYTRGFAATLGMPTHVTEPVAAEKLLFFGTVPTVWLQEHFFDPSQVHWWDFLASLVYFSHFIAAWVIAGVLYVRSRPMWASWARHILVLSFAGLITYVLYPAAPPWYASREGVIGPVTRIASRGWDALGLHSASALVARGQAGVNEVAAIPSLHAGFAFMIAVFFWPRVSRRWRVALLVYAAAMGLTLVYAGEHYVVDELLGYGYVAVVTIAIAWWERRRARSKARPAARPGEGSDPADLAVDHDDADALQGLGRRPTDDVS